The following proteins come from a genomic window of Frankia casuarinae:
- the pstS gene encoding phosphate ABC transporter substrate-binding protein PstS: MNRGKRQAAIGAAMVALLTVAACGTDDNSDSGGTAAKPSNGASAIACEKGSITGSGSSAQKNAMDEWVKAYQNACDGAKINYQSTGSSTGRQQFVAKQVSFAGSDSALKDQQKTDADKRCTPGTAVDLPMVVGPVALIYHLSGVDKLQLSAPTIAKIFSGAITKWNDPAITAENSGVTLPDAPIASVHRSDGSGTTDNFTKFLKGAAGAAWTFDSGSDWKAPGGQGAKGSDGVTATVKSTENSIGYTELSYAENAGLSTVAVKNGAGEYVKASTDGASLGLSTAKVASGDDLKLTFDYTAATKGAYPIYLVTYEIACTTGLPADQAKLVKSFLTYTASDAGQSSIADLGYAPLPDSVATRVRAVVDKLS, from the coding sequence GTGAACCGAGGCAAGCGTCAGGCCGCCATCGGGGCTGCAATGGTGGCACTGCTCACTGTGGCGGCGTGTGGCACCGACGACAACAGTGACTCCGGCGGCACCGCGGCGAAGCCGTCGAACGGGGCGAGCGCGATCGCCTGCGAGAAGGGCTCCATTACCGGATCGGGTTCCTCCGCGCAGAAGAACGCGATGGACGAATGGGTCAAGGCGTACCAGAACGCCTGCGACGGAGCAAAGATCAACTATCAGTCGACGGGGTCCTCGACCGGTCGGCAGCAGTTCGTCGCCAAGCAGGTTTCCTTCGCCGGTTCCGACTCGGCGCTGAAGGACCAGCAGAAGACCGACGCGGACAAGCGCTGTACCCCCGGTACGGCTGTCGACCTGCCGATGGTGGTCGGCCCGGTGGCGCTTATATACCACCTCTCGGGTGTCGACAAGCTCCAGCTGTCTGCCCCGACGATAGCGAAGATCTTCTCCGGCGCCATCACCAAGTGGAACGACCCGGCGATCACCGCGGAGAACAGCGGGGTTACTCTGCCTGACGCGCCGATTGCCTCGGTGCACCGGTCCGACGGTTCCGGCACCACCGACAACTTCACCAAGTTCCTGAAGGGCGCGGCCGGCGCCGCTTGGACCTTCGACTCCGGCTCGGACTGGAAGGCCCCGGGCGGCCAGGGTGCCAAGGGCAGCGACGGGGTGACTGCGACCGTGAAGTCCACCGAGAACTCGATCGGTTATACGGAGCTCTCCTACGCGGAGAACGCCGGGCTGTCCACGGTCGCGGTCAAGAACGGTGCCGGAGAGTACGTCAAGGCGAGCACGGATGGTGCCTCCCTCGGCCTGAGCACCGCGAAGGTTGCCAGCGGTGACGATCTGAAGCTCACCTTCGACTACACCGCGGCGACCAAGGGGGCCTACCCGATCTACTTGGTCACCTACGAGATCGCCTGCACCACGGGTCTCCCGGCCGACCAGGCCAAGCTGGTCAAGTCCTTCCTGACTTACACCGCGTCGGACGCGGGCCAGTCCTCGATCGCCGACCTTGGTTACGCGCCGCTGCCGGACTCGGTAGCGACTCGGGTCCGCGCGGTGGTTGACAAGCTGTCCTGA
- the disA gene encoding DNA integrity scanning diadenylate cyclase DisA has protein sequence MAGPPGDDIFRATLAAVAPGTPFRDGLERILRGHTGALIVLGHDKVVEGLCTGGFELDVEFSATRLRELAKMDGAIVLSSDLQRIVRAAVHLVPDPTVPTEESGTRHRTAERVAKQAEFPVISVSQSMHIIALYVAGRRYVLDGSAAILSRANQALATLERYKLRLDEVAGTLSALEIEDLVTVRDAISVSQRLEMVRRIADEIEGYVVELGTDGRLLSLQLEELMAGVETERELTVRDYLPIGSKAGTPAQVLGELSAMSPTDLLDLTVLARVIGFSGGADILDRQISPRGYRMLAKVPRLPRMVVDRLVDHFGTLQKLLAAGVDDLQAVDGVGETRARAVREGLSRLAESSILERYV, from the coding sequence ATGGCAGGACCACCCGGAGACGACATCTTCCGGGCGACACTGGCCGCGGTCGCGCCCGGAACCCCCTTTCGCGACGGCCTGGAACGCATCCTGCGCGGGCACACCGGCGCACTGATCGTCCTCGGCCACGACAAGGTCGTCGAGGGTCTGTGCACCGGCGGCTTCGAGCTCGACGTGGAGTTCTCGGCGACCCGGCTACGCGAGCTGGCCAAGATGGACGGCGCGATCGTGCTGTCGTCCGACCTGCAGCGCATCGTCCGCGCGGCGGTGCATCTGGTGCCGGATCCGACGGTGCCGACAGAGGAGTCCGGCACGCGGCACCGAACCGCCGAGCGGGTCGCCAAGCAGGCCGAGTTCCCCGTCATCTCGGTCAGCCAGTCGATGCACATCATCGCGCTGTACGTCGCCGGGCGGCGGTACGTGCTGGACGGCTCGGCCGCCATCCTGTCCCGGGCGAACCAGGCCCTGGCTACCCTCGAGCGTTACAAGCTGCGGCTAGACGAGGTCGCGGGCACCCTGTCCGCGCTGGAGATCGAGGACCTCGTCACGGTCCGCGACGCGATCTCGGTGAGCCAGCGGCTGGAGATGGTGCGCCGCATAGCCGACGAGATCGAAGGCTACGTCGTCGAACTCGGCACCGACGGCCGGCTGCTGTCCCTGCAGCTCGAGGAGCTGATGGCCGGGGTCGAGACCGAGCGTGAACTCACCGTCCGCGACTATCTGCCGATCGGGTCGAAGGCGGGGACGCCCGCGCAGGTCCTGGGTGAGCTGTCCGCGATGTCTCCGACCGACCTGCTCGATCTCACCGTCCTCGCCCGGGTGATCGGATTCTCCGGCGGGGCGGACATCCTGGACCGGCAGATCAGTCCACGCGGCTACCGCATGCTGGCGAAGGTGCCCCGGCTGCCACGGATGGTGGTCGACCGGCTCGTCGACCATTTCGGCACCCTGCAGAAACTGCTCGCCGCCGGGGTCGACGATCTGCAGGCCGTTGACGGCGTCGGGGAGACCCGCGCCCGAGCGGTCCGCGAGGGCCTCTCCCGGCTCGCCGAGTCAAGCATTCTCGAACGCTACGTATAG
- the proS gene encoding proline--tRNA ligase, which yields MAVLTSRSTDFPRWYQDVLAKAELADNGPVRGTMVIRPYGYAIWERMQAEVDSRIKAAGAVNAYFPLFIPESYLRREAEHVEGFSPELAVVTIGGGKELEEPVVVRPTSETVIGEYLAKWTQSYRDLPLLLNQWANVVRWELRPRLFLRSSEFLWQEGHTAHADEADAAAYARRIALEVYRDFMTQVLAVPVFVGVKTRRERFAGATNTMTCEGMMGDGKALQMATSHELGQNFARAFDIDFLGADGARHLAWTTSWGCSTRMVGGLIMAHGDDNGLRVPPRLAPTQVVVLPVRDEETVVAKARQIAAALTDAGLRVQVDARPGLSFGRRVTDAEIKGIPVRVEVGPRDLAAGNVTLVRRDTSEKVPVPLAEVATRVPVLLGEVQADLYAEALALRESRTTDVATVAEAARAAQAGFARIPWRLVGEEGEAELAEEALTVRCIQTPDGGIPEAGSDADDLVCLIARSY from the coding sequence GTGGCTGTACTCACCTCCCGCTCGACCGACTTTCCGCGCTGGTATCAGGACGTGCTCGCCAAGGCCGAGCTGGCCGACAACGGCCCCGTCCGCGGGACGATGGTCATCCGACCGTACGGCTACGCGATCTGGGAACGCATGCAGGCCGAGGTGGACTCCCGAATCAAGGCCGCCGGGGCCGTCAATGCCTACTTCCCCCTGTTCATCCCCGAAAGCTACCTGCGCCGGGAGGCCGAGCACGTCGAGGGCTTCAGCCCGGAGCTGGCGGTGGTCACCATCGGTGGCGGCAAGGAGCTGGAGGAGCCCGTAGTCGTCCGGCCCACCAGCGAGACCGTGATCGGCGAATACCTGGCGAAGTGGACCCAGAGCTACCGTGACCTGCCCCTGCTGCTCAACCAGTGGGCGAACGTGGTCCGGTGGGAGCTGCGTCCCCGGCTGTTCCTGCGCAGCAGCGAGTTCCTCTGGCAGGAGGGCCACACCGCGCACGCCGACGAGGCCGATGCCGCGGCCTACGCCCGTCGGATCGCGCTCGAGGTCTACCGCGACTTTATGACGCAGGTGCTGGCGGTCCCGGTGTTCGTCGGAGTGAAGACGCGCCGGGAACGGTTCGCCGGCGCGACCAACACCATGACCTGCGAGGGCATGATGGGCGACGGCAAGGCTCTGCAGATGGCGACCAGTCACGAGCTCGGCCAGAACTTCGCCCGTGCCTTCGACATCGACTTCCTCGGCGCCGACGGAGCCCGGCATCTGGCGTGGACGACGTCGTGGGGCTGCTCGACCCGGATGGTCGGCGGGCTGATCATGGCACATGGCGACGACAACGGCCTGCGTGTCCCGCCCCGGTTGGCGCCGACGCAGGTCGTGGTCCTGCCGGTGCGCGACGAGGAGACCGTCGTCGCGAAGGCCCGCCAGATCGCCGCCGCCCTGACCGACGCCGGTCTTCGGGTGCAGGTCGACGCCCGTCCCGGGTTGTCCTTCGGCCGGCGGGTCACCGACGCGGAGATCAAGGGCATCCCGGTACGGGTTGAGGTGGGTCCGCGGGACCTGGCCGCGGGCAACGTCACCCTGGTGCGCCGGGACACCTCCGAGAAGGTGCCGGTGCCGCTGGCCGAGGTCGCCACGCGGGTGCCGGTGCTGCTGGGCGAGGTGCAGGCCGACCTGTACGCCGAGGCGCTGGCCCTACGCGAGAGCCGGACGACGGACGTCGCCACCGTTGCCGAGGCCGCCCGGGCCGCCCAGGCCGGCTTCGCCCGGATCCCCTGGCGCCTTGTCGGCGAGGAGGGCGAGGCCGAGCTCGCCGAGGAGGCGCTCACCGTGCGGTGCATCCAGACACCGGACGGCGGGATCCCCGAGGCCGGCAGCGACGCCGACGACCTCGTCTGCCTGATCGCCCGCTCCTACTGA
- the pstC gene encoding phosphate ABC transporter permease subunit PstC has protein sequence MTTEPDSSADAESRGAASATAPSGGDRPAGGLADTSTGKAKVGVADLIFKNATRTAGVGLLVLIAAIAAFLVLRATDALGANTGNFFTTEEWFPNATPPVFGIAALLFGTMITAAIAMIIAVPVAVGIALFITVYAPRRMASALGYIVDLLAAVPSVVYGLWGLLVLAPHMKGIQSWLTDYFGWIPLFETDRGVGRSIFVASVVLAIMILPIVAALSREVFLQVPSAHREAAMALGATRWEMIRTAVLPYGKPGVISASMLGLGRAMGETIAVALVLPASFNISWQILAPAGNTIAANVANGWGEANDIGRGALIASGLVLFIVTMLVNIIARAIIARRREFLGSAA, from the coding sequence ATGACGACGGAGCCGGACAGCTCGGCGGACGCCGAGTCTCGGGGTGCCGCTTCGGCGACGGCCCCATCGGGAGGTGATCGGCCGGCCGGCGGGCTGGCGGACACCTCGACAGGCAAGGCCAAGGTCGGCGTCGCTGACCTGATCTTCAAGAATGCCACCCGCACGGCCGGGGTCGGGCTGCTGGTACTGATCGCCGCGATCGCGGCCTTCCTGGTATTGCGCGCCACCGATGCCCTCGGCGCCAATACCGGGAACTTCTTCACCACGGAGGAGTGGTTCCCCAACGCCACGCCGCCGGTTTTCGGCATCGCCGCACTGCTGTTCGGCACGATGATCACCGCTGCCATCGCAATGATTATCGCTGTTCCGGTCGCGGTGGGTATCGCTCTGTTCATCACGGTGTACGCGCCGCGCCGGATGGCCTCCGCCCTCGGCTACATCGTCGATCTGCTGGCGGCCGTGCCGAGCGTCGTCTACGGCCTGTGGGGACTGCTCGTGCTCGCGCCGCACATGAAGGGCATCCAGAGCTGGCTGACCGACTACTTCGGGTGGATTCCGCTGTTCGAGACCGATCGCGGGGTCGGTCGGTCGATCTTCGTTGCCAGTGTCGTCCTCGCGATCATGATTCTGCCGATCGTCGCCGCGCTGTCCCGCGAGGTGTTCCTGCAGGTGCCCAGTGCGCATCGGGAGGCGGCGATGGCGCTGGGCGCGACCCGCTGGGAGATGATCAGAACCGCCGTCCTGCCCTACGGCAAGCCGGGCGTCATCAGCGCCTCGATGCTGGGCCTCGGGCGGGCGATGGGCGAGACCATCGCGGTTGCCCTGGTCCTGCCGGCGTCGTTCAACATCTCCTGGCAGATCCTCGCGCCGGCCGGTAACACCATCGCCGCGAACGTGGCGAACGGATGGGGCGAGGCCAACGACATCGGCCGCGGTGCGCTTATCGCGTCCGGTCTCGTGCTCTTCATCGTCACCATGCTGGTCAACATCATCGCTCGCGCCATCATCGCGCGGCGGCGTGAGTTCTTGGGGAGTGCCGCATGA
- the pstA gene encoding phosphate ABC transporter permease PstA — MKTATVPGSAVAGGEDRLQLRGRVLPRWVPLAAAAGAVVLTVLIYLVTSISSRIQFLLLVAVFFILAMTVPSTLVEGARRARDRFATNLVYAAFLLAVIPLLAVLVNVIEKGARRLRPGFFTHSMNGIGARDVGGGIYHAIIGTVEQVALASLLAVPFGLLVAIYLVEYGRGRVSRVISFFVDVLTGLPSIIAGLFILAFWILALHQGFSGFAGALALTVLMIPIVVRSAEEMLKLVPDELREASYALGVARWRTILKVVVPTALPGIVTGVMLAVARVAGEIAPLLLTVFGTNLINANPFSGEQSALPLYIYSQAGQPQQAAVDRAWAAALVLIVIIMLLNFIARLIAGRSRL; from the coding sequence ATGAAAACCGCGACCGTTCCCGGCAGCGCCGTCGCGGGCGGTGAGGACCGGCTGCAGCTGCGGGGCCGGGTCCTGCCCCGCTGGGTACCGCTCGCCGCCGCTGCCGGTGCCGTCGTCCTGACGGTCCTGATCTATCTGGTGACCTCGATCTCCAGCAGGATCCAGTTCCTCCTGCTGGTCGCCGTCTTCTTCATCCTCGCGATGACCGTGCCCTCGACGCTGGTCGAGGGCGCCCGCCGGGCCCGGGACCGGTTCGCGACGAACCTGGTCTACGCCGCCTTCCTGCTAGCGGTCATCCCCCTGCTCGCGGTGCTCGTGAATGTGATCGAGAAGGGTGCGAGGCGGCTGCGCCCCGGATTCTTCACTCACTCGATGAACGGCATCGGTGCCCGTGACGTCGGCGGTGGCATCTACCACGCGATCATCGGCACAGTGGAGCAGGTCGCGTTGGCGAGCCTGCTGGCCGTGCCGTTCGGTCTGCTGGTGGCCATCTACCTGGTGGAATATGGCCGCGGCCGGGTCAGCCGGGTGATCAGTTTCTTTGTCGACGTGCTCACCGGTCTTCCCTCGATCATCGCGGGTCTGTTCATCCTGGCGTTCTGGATCCTCGCCCTTCACCAGGGCTTCTCCGGATTCGCGGGTGCCCTGGCCCTCACGGTGCTCATGATTCCGATCGTGGTGCGCTCCGCCGAGGAAATGCTGAAGCTCGTTCCGGACGAGCTGCGGGAGGCCAGCTACGCCCTCGGGGTGGCGCGTTGGCGGACCATCCTCAAGGTGGTCGTCCCCACCGCGTTGCCCGGGATCGTGACCGGCGTCATGCTCGCGGTCGCCCGCGTTGCCGGCGAGATCGCGCCGCTGCTGCTGACCGTCTTCGGCACGAACCTCATCAACGCCAACCCGTTCTCCGGGGAGCAGTCCGCACTGCCGCTGTACATCTACTCGCAGGCCGGCCAGCCGCAGCAGGCGGCGGTGGACCGGGCCTGGGCCGCCGCCCTGGTACTCATCGTCATCATCATGCTGCTCAACTTCATCGCTCGTCTGATCGCCGGACGCTCGCGGCTGTGA
- a CDS encoding ABC transporter substrate-binding protein, producing MLEPRPSTVSGATDPIPQRSTVAMFLPGRPSLLRSTALISILISLIGLVACTASEDSTGRTGTAACATPGITETEIKAGVLFPDTGPFAHSMRAFRAGIDARFGEANAAGGVNGRKIVYSWRDDVSDPQLNLAAARELVQKEEVFGIIEGLGAVSGSAQYLADLNVPIVGLGAEPVWAAHENMVSWHHYTVPAGSSTVWGDFIRGEGGTRSAMVDVALNAAVHDYHRQLVDSLQAAGVSVDINFEVTAETTSFEALARQMKAANIDTLTGVITPDVLTQILPAARAAGVNLKTVLLSLGYDRALLTDLGPALAGTNIYISFVPFELNTPAHQRLLAAMTRYSPQTQPPEQESAVFGWLSADLFLHGLQAAGACPTHQSFLQGLHSVHDYDGTGLLPKPVDLAKNRGQLGNCYYFMRISGDGSHFVPLQSTARCGNLIN from the coding sequence ATGCTCGAGCCGAGGCCGTCGACGGTGAGTGGCGCGACGGATCCGATACCGCAGAGGAGCACTGTTGCGATGTTCTTACCCGGAAGGCCGTCGTTATTACGGTCGACTGCACTGATCTCTATCCTGATTAGCCTGATCGGACTGGTTGCGTGCACCGCTTCGGAGGATTCCACCGGACGCACCGGAACAGCTGCCTGCGCCACACCGGGCATAACTGAGACCGAGATCAAGGCCGGCGTTCTTTTCCCTGACACCGGGCCGTTCGCGCACAGTATGCGCGCGTTCCGGGCCGGAATCGATGCACGTTTCGGCGAAGCCAACGCCGCAGGCGGCGTCAACGGGCGGAAGATTGTCTACAGCTGGCGGGATGATGTCTCCGACCCCCAGTTGAACCTCGCCGCGGCCCGCGAGCTCGTCCAGAAGGAAGAGGTCTTCGGCATCATAGAAGGACTGGGTGCGGTCTCCGGCTCAGCCCAGTACCTCGCGGATCTGAACGTGCCGATCGTCGGACTGGGAGCCGAACCCGTCTGGGCCGCGCACGAGAACATGGTCTCGTGGCATCACTATACAGTCCCGGCCGGGTCGTCCACCGTCTGGGGGGATTTCATTCGCGGTGAGGGGGGAACCCGGAGCGCCATGGTCGACGTAGCGTTGAACGCTGCCGTGCACGACTATCATCGGCAGCTCGTTGACAGCCTGCAAGCGGCCGGTGTCAGCGTGGACATAAACTTCGAGGTGACCGCGGAGACGACCAGCTTCGAGGCGTTGGCCAGGCAAATGAAGGCGGCTAACATCGACACCCTTACCGGCGTCATCACCCCGGACGTCCTCACTCAGATCCTCCCCGCGGCCCGTGCCGCCGGCGTGAACCTCAAGACGGTGCTCCTCTCGCTCGGCTACGATCGGGCCCTGCTGACCGATCTCGGCCCGGCCCTGGCCGGCACCAACATCTACATCAGCTTCGTCCCGTTCGAGCTGAACACCCCCGCGCATCAGCGGCTGCTCGCCGCGATGACCCGCTACTCTCCGCAGACCCAGCCGCCGGAGCAGGAAAGCGCGGTCTTCGGTTGGTTGTCCGCCGATCTGTTCCTGCACGGCCTGCAAGCCGCCGGCGCCTGCCCGACCCACCAGTCGTTCCTACAGGGTCTGCACTCCGTGCACGACTACGACGGCACTGGCCTGCTCCCCAAGCCGGTTGATCTCGCGAAAAACCGCGGCCAACTCGGCAACTGCTATTATTTCATGCGCATCAGCGGCGACGGCAGTCATTTCGTACCGCTGCAGTCCACGGCCCGTTGCGGTAATTTGATCAACTGA
- the pyrH gene encoding UMP kinase, which yields MEKGKRETVTRYRRVVVKLSGRAIAGSAEFGFDSNALEHLAREIIAVRQSGVEVAIVVGGGNLFRGNQSDRWGIDRVEADNIGMLSTVINSLLLRGKLTALGEDNLRVMTAVPVPAVAEPYIRLRAVHLLEKGATVILACGNGQPFLTTDYPAVQRALELNADAVLAAKDGVDGVYDSDPKINPGARLFSHLSYDEVISRGLRVMDQSAFILARDFGMPLHIFDIEQRGAMTAICRGEHRGTVISSSPEKSEEFGNEVLASPAESTA from the coding sequence ATGGAAAAGGGGAAGCGGGAGACAGTGACGAGATACCGCCGAGTGGTCGTCAAACTGAGCGGTCGCGCGATCGCCGGTTCCGCCGAATTCGGCTTCGATTCCAACGCGCTGGAGCACCTCGCCCGAGAAATCATCGCGGTCCGCCAGTCCGGCGTGGAGGTGGCGATCGTCGTCGGCGGCGGGAACCTCTTCCGTGGTAACCAGTCGGACCGGTGGGGTATTGACCGGGTCGAAGCCGACAATATCGGCATGCTGAGTACGGTCATCAACAGTCTGCTGCTCCGGGGGAAGCTCACCGCGCTGGGTGAGGACAATCTGCGGGTGATGACGGCGGTGCCCGTTCCAGCGGTGGCCGAGCCCTACATCCGGCTGCGGGCGGTGCACCTGCTGGAGAAGGGGGCGACGGTCATCCTCGCCTGCGGCAATGGCCAGCCCTTCCTCACCACCGACTACCCGGCGGTGCAGCGGGCGCTGGAGCTCAATGCCGACGCGGTGCTGGCCGCCAAGGACGGCGTGGACGGCGTCTACGACAGCGATCCGAAGATCAATCCAGGGGCCAGGCTCTTCTCGCACCTCAGTTATGACGAGGTGATCAGCCGCGGGCTCCGGGTGATGGATCAGTCGGCCTTCATCCTGGCCCGTGACTTCGGTATGCCGCTGCATATCTTCGATATCGAACAGCGGGGCGCGATGACGGCGATCTGCCGTGGTGAGCACCGGGGGACGGTTATCTCCTCCTCGCCGGAGAAGTCCGAAGAGTTCGGGAACGAGGTGCTGGCCAGCCCCGCCGAATCGACGGCCTGA
- a CDS encoding A/G-specific adenine glycosylase: MAGMTSTASTASTAGPASPAGPASPAGISSASGPLADLVLGWFAVCGRDLPWRRPLTSPWAIMVSEVMLQQTPVSRVLPVWEAWLDRWPTPAALAAEPAGEAVRAWGRLGYPRRALRLHQAATVVVERHDGEIPQHLDDLLALPGIGTYTARAVAAFAFRQRHPVVDVNVRRLFARAVEGRADPPATVSRRDLVEIAELLPPDTETAARASAAFMELGALVCVARAPRCAACPLLGRCAWVSAGSPPSAGPARRPQGYAGTDRQVRGRLLAVLRDASPAVGQEILDQVWDDPVQRTRALAGLIDDGLVVRVAPGVYALPS, encoded by the coding sequence ATGGCGGGAATGACCAGCACAGCCAGCACAGCCAGCACAGCCGGCCCAGCCAGCCCAGCCGGCCCAGCCAGCCCAGCCGGAATCAGCAGCGCGTCCGGACCACTGGCCGATCTCGTCCTGGGCTGGTTCGCCGTCTGTGGCCGAGACCTACCGTGGCGCCGTCCCCTGACGAGCCCCTGGGCAATCATGGTCAGCGAGGTGATGCTGCAGCAGACCCCGGTCAGCCGGGTGCTGCCGGTCTGGGAGGCGTGGCTGGACCGGTGGCCGACGCCCGCCGCGCTCGCCGCCGAGCCGGCCGGGGAGGCCGTCCGGGCGTGGGGCCGGTTGGGCTACCCCCGGCGCGCCCTGCGGCTGCACCAGGCGGCGACCGTCGTCGTCGAACGGCACGACGGCGAGATCCCCCAACACCTCGACGATCTCCTCGCGCTGCCCGGCATCGGGACGTACACCGCGCGGGCGGTTGCCGCCTTCGCCTTCCGCCAGCGTCATCCGGTCGTTGACGTCAACGTGCGCCGGCTGTTCGCCCGGGCCGTCGAGGGAAGAGCCGACCCGCCGGCCACGGTCAGCCGCCGCGACCTGGTCGAGATCGCGGAGCTGCTGCCGCCGGACACCGAGACGGCCGCCCGGGCCAGCGCCGCGTTCATGGAGCTCGGCGCGCTGGTCTGCGTTGCCCGGGCGCCTCGCTGCGCCGCCTGCCCCCTGCTGGGACGGTGTGCGTGGGTGTCCGCGGGCAGCCCGCCGAGCGCGGGACCCGCACGCCGGCCCCAGGGGTACGCCGGCACCGACCGCCAGGTCCGCGGCCGGCTGCTCGCCGTCCTGCGTGACGCCAGTCCGGCGGTGGGTCAGGAGATCCTTGACCAGGTCTGGGACGATCCGGTGCAGCGGACCCGCGCCCTCGCCGGGCTGATCGACGACGGTCTCGTGGTACGGGTGGCGCCGGGCGTCTACGCGCTGCCCAGCTGA
- the pstB gene encoding phosphate ABC transporter ATP-binding protein PstB, translating to MATRIDVSGLTAYYGKFKAVADVNLTIEPKNVTAFIGPSGCGKSTVLRTLNRMHEVLPGARVEGQVLLDGEDLYGPGMDPVAVRRTVGMVFQRPNPFPTMSIYENVIAGLKLNGVRKKALLDERVEESLRGANLWEEVKDRLGRPGAGLSGGQQQRLCIARAIAVEPQVLLMDEPCSALDPISTLAIEDLIAKLKSSFTIVIVTHNMQQASRVSDSTAFFSLEKTGDPGRLVEYDKTSQIFSNPKEKRTEDYISGRFG from the coding sequence ATGGCCACCCGCATCGACGTTTCCGGGCTGACGGCGTACTATGGGAAGTTCAAAGCCGTAGCCGACGTGAACCTGACCATCGAGCCGAAGAACGTCACCGCATTCATCGGGCCGTCCGGATGCGGAAAGTCGACGGTGCTGCGCACGCTCAACCGGATGCACGAGGTGCTTCCGGGGGCCCGGGTCGAGGGGCAGGTACTCCTCGACGGTGAGGATCTGTACGGGCCCGGGATGGACCCGGTGGCCGTCCGCCGCACCGTCGGGATGGTCTTCCAGCGACCGAACCCGTTCCCGACCATGTCCATCTACGAGAACGTCATCGCCGGGCTCAAGCTGAACGGGGTCCGCAAGAAGGCGCTCCTCGACGAGCGGGTCGAGGAGTCACTGCGGGGCGCGAACCTCTGGGAGGAGGTCAAGGACCGGCTGGGCCGGCCGGGCGCGGGCCTGTCCGGCGGGCAGCAGCAGCGGCTCTGCATTGCCCGGGCGATCGCGGTGGAGCCGCAGGTCCTGCTGATGGACGAGCCGTGCTCCGCGCTCGACCCGATCTCCACTCTTGCGATCGAGGATCTGATCGCGAAGTTGAAGTCGAGCTTCACCATCGTCATCGTCACCCACAACATGCAGCAGGCGTCGCGGGTCAGCGACTCGACCGCCTTCTTCTCGTTGGAGAAGACCGGCGACCCCGGCCGCCTCGTCGAGTACGACAAGACCTCGCAGATCTTCAGCAACCCCAAGGAAAAGCGGACCGAGGACTACATCTCCGGACGGTTCGGCTGA
- a CDS encoding response regulator transcription factor: MIADEDVDDGMLDAFVENGVEVSVVADGALALLEIGLRHPAALLISARLPVVDGVTVVRTVRSVPGHDDVPILLAVGPDDRPRAAAGLDAGASACVGKPYRVPEVLAMVGFIGIGRAGTYPPRMREPEVLRGGRVQLDRAAHEVRLDGAVVPVPPREFRLLALLLEQAGRVVPRETLLREVWGSAQTETNTLAVHVRRLRRRLGETAGQPTVIESIRGVGYRFRAVPDPG; encoded by the coding sequence TTGATCGCGGACGAGGACGTCGACGACGGCATGCTCGACGCCTTCGTCGAGAACGGTGTCGAGGTCAGCGTGGTGGCCGACGGGGCGCTGGCCCTGTTGGAGATCGGTCTGCGACATCCGGCCGCGCTGCTGATCAGTGCCCGGCTGCCCGTGGTGGACGGGGTGACCGTCGTGCGGACGGTGCGTAGCGTGCCCGGTCACGACGACGTGCCGATTCTCCTCGCGGTCGGCCCCGATGACCGGCCGCGAGCCGCCGCCGGACTCGACGCGGGGGCCAGCGCCTGCGTCGGCAAGCCGTACCGGGTTCCCGAGGTCCTCGCGATGGTGGGGTTCATCGGAATCGGACGGGCCGGAACGTATCCGCCTCGGATGCGCGAGCCGGAGGTGCTGCGCGGCGGACGGGTGCAGCTGGACCGCGCGGCACACGAGGTCCGCCTCGACGGGGCCGTGGTCCCGGTCCCGCCGCGGGAGTTCCGGCTGCTCGCGCTGCTCCTGGAACAGGCGGGCCGGGTCGTCCCGCGCGAGACGCTGCTGCGGGAGGTCTGGGGTTCGGCGCAGACGGAGACGAACACGCTCGCCGTGCACGTGCGGCGGCTGCGGCGGCGGCTGGGCGAGACGGCCGGCCAGCCGACGGTCATCGAGAGCATCCGCGGGGTCGGCTACCGCTTCCGCGCCGTTCCCGATCCGGGTTGA